In Arthrobacter alpinus, a single window of DNA contains:
- a CDS encoding winged helix-turn-helix domain-containing protein, whose protein sequence is MSQQPAQHPRHELSEVLHQPVRFSIAAALAKTETMDFKDLRNTIQVSDSVLSKQLTILDKAGFVEIKKAFVGKFPRTSLKLTPAGHEAWEHHMATLRLIAGA, encoded by the coding sequence ATGAGCCAACAGCCAGCCCAGCACCCACGGCATGAACTCAGTGAAGTTCTGCACCAGCCAGTCCGGTTCTCCATTGCCGCAGCCCTGGCCAAGACCGAGACCATGGATTTCAAGGACCTGCGCAACACCATCCAGGTCAGCGATTCAGTGCTCAGCAAGCAACTCACGATCCTCGACAAGGCTGGCTTCGTGGAAATCAAGAAAGCCTTTGTGGGCAAATTCCCCCGCACCTCGCTCAAGCTAACGCCGGCCGGTCACGAAGCGTGGGAGCACCACATGGCCACCCTTCGCCTCATTGCCGGCGCCTAG